Proteins from one Pseudoalteromonas undina genomic window:
- a CDS encoding glycosyltransferase — translation MKAKENPKKITFIINSLSGGGAEGVCVNIANGLSELGWDVTLVVLNMNSSVYHKRINKRVNFITLGVDHARYALFPIYKFIKNTQTTKLVAFSYDITILLVLIRMFSPLNYFIFTRNMNSLTQKLNDSSKGVRSRLLKFLISKLYSKADHVVNQCKAMESDLLSVFPELDKKTSVIYNAVNQKIERAAKNYNFQGVHKKEYLLCVGRLEKQKAFHNAIEVFRKISHSYPNMELKIIGVGSLEADLKKHADFLGIIDKVEFVGFTENTISYYLHARATLLTSLYEGFPNVLVESITLGTPIVAFDCSSGPSEIVIPHCNGILVENQNLDAFAQAINVLLSDNNLQDPKVIKKTSNSFSNKTILTDWERLLIKPNRICKL, via the coding sequence GTGAAAGCCAAGGAAAATCCAAAAAAAATTACTTTTATCATTAACTCGCTTTCTGGAGGTGGTGCCGAGGGTGTGTGTGTGAATATAGCTAATGGTCTATCAGAACTAGGTTGGGATGTAACGTTGGTAGTATTGAATATGAATAGTTCTGTTTACCATAAGCGAATAAATAAGAGGGTTAACTTTATTACCTTAGGAGTTGATCATGCTAGGTATGCACTTTTTCCTATATATAAATTTATTAAAAATACCCAGACAACTAAGTTAGTGGCCTTTAGTTATGATATTACTATTTTGCTTGTTTTAATACGTATGTTTTCACCATTAAATTACTTTATTTTTACCCGTAATATGAACTCTTTAACACAAAAGCTAAATGATAGCTCGAAGGGAGTGCGCTCAAGATTATTGAAGTTTTTAATATCAAAGCTTTATAGTAAGGCCGACCATGTTGTAAATCAGTGCAAAGCTATGGAAAGTGATTTATTAAGTGTTTTCCCAGAATTGGATAAAAAAACAAGTGTTATATATAACGCTGTTAATCAAAAAATTGAAAGGGCTGCAAAAAATTATAACTTTCAGGGAGTTCACAAAAAGGAATACCTCCTTTGCGTAGGGCGACTAGAGAAACAAAAAGCTTTCCATAATGCCATTGAGGTATTTAGAAAAATAAGTCACTCTTACCCTAACATGGAATTAAAAATAATCGGAGTGGGAAGCTTAGAGGCTGACTTAAAGAAGCACGCTGATTTTTTAGGTATTATTGATAAAGTTGAATTTGTAGGTTTCACCGAAAATACGATTAGTTACTATTTACATGCAAGAGCAACTTTATTGACATCTTTATATGAAGGCTTCCCGAATGTGTTAGTTGAATCTATTACTCTAGGAACACCTATTGTCGCTTTCGACTGTTCTAGTGGCCCTTCAGAGATTGTGATACCTCATTGTAATGGTATATTGGTTGAAAACCAAAATTTAGATGCTTTTGCTCAAGCTATTAATGTTTTATTAAGTGATAATAATTTACAAGATCCTAAGGTGATAAAAAAAACCTCTAATAGTTTTTCAAATAAGACAATATTGACTGATTGGGAGCGATTACTTATCAAGCCTAACCGGATATGCAAATTATGA
- a CDS encoding EpsG family protein produces the protein MTYYLLSSLFLFFFTSFAYACDNRAQIKITFVVVTFFAIFCGLRWYSGNDYGAYIDIFQLVPKISGFNLTDVSHIHSEIGYKFINSILKTISLESYSAIFVIALVSLYLKFFFYFKLVKNVFFCTCFYLALHFFRAEFIQVRMALGLAVLCVGLIFFFKGDKLKFFVAVILATTIHSICIIFLILLITRDYKLRYLLFWALALPLVSSFFSLLKPLLEMLTQIFSNPILTILYNYAFSGVHGDKVLIYNLTPLRHLLMTICLIIFYNSFRSEKEVNLQIIKVYLVGIILTSFFMDVELIYARAIYLFDIVEPIVACILINKIRNFYFRNFMFFIVSMFSILLMSRNAFSNPSLFEYDTWISLII, from the coding sequence TTGACTTATTACTTATTAAGCTCATTATTCCTATTTTTTTTTACATCCTTTGCTTACGCTTGTGATAATAGAGCTCAGATTAAAATTACTTTCGTAGTAGTTACTTTTTTTGCTATTTTTTGTGGCTTACGTTGGTATTCTGGTAATGACTACGGGGCTTATATAGATATATTTCAACTTGTGCCGAAAATTTCGGGATTCAACTTAACTGATGTTTCACATATACACTCTGAAATAGGCTATAAGTTCATAAATAGCATCTTAAAAACAATATCACTAGAAAGTTATAGTGCGATTTTTGTGATAGCGTTAGTTTCACTATATTTAAAATTCTTCTTCTATTTCAAATTAGTAAAAAATGTGTTTTTTTGCACTTGCTTTTATTTGGCTTTGCATTTTTTTCGAGCTGAGTTTATTCAAGTTAGGATGGCGTTAGGTTTAGCCGTGCTATGTGTAGGCTTAATTTTTTTCTTTAAGGGAGATAAACTTAAGTTTTTTGTAGCTGTTATTTTGGCTACAACAATACACTCTATATGTATTATTTTTCTTATTTTACTTATTACTCGTGATTACAAATTAAGATATTTGCTTTTTTGGGCATTGGCTTTACCTCTTGTTTCTTCTTTTTTTTCTTTACTGAAACCTCTATTGGAGATGCTAACGCAAATATTTAGTAATCCAATATTAACTATTCTATACAATTATGCATTTAGTGGTGTTCATGGGGACAAGGTATTAATATATAATTTAACACCATTGAGGCATCTATTAATGACTATTTGTCTTATAATTTTTTATAATAGCTTTCGTTCTGAAAAAGAGGTAAACCTTCAGATTATAAAGGTTTATTTGGTTGGTATAATTCTTACAAGTTTCTTTATGGATGTAGAGTTAATATATGCAAGAGCGATCTACTTATTCGATATTGTAGAGCCTATAGTGGCATGTATTTTAATAAATAAGATTCGTAATTTTTATTTCAGAAATTTTATGTTCTTTATTGTTAGTATGTTTTCTATTCTTTTAATGAGCAGAAATGCATTTAGTAACCCCAGCTTATTTGAATATGATACTTGGATAAGTTTAATTATTTGA
- a CDS encoding glycosyltransferase — translation MKNQLVVIGNFGSGQGNCGQTIKTNVVYSLLKKERADDTIAFDTSNLKSISKIFYLLFVVFRYDKFVILPAQKALPILACLFYIFNKKADYIVIGGWLPEYLMISRRFIKKAISSNFRIFVETRDMTSKLIKIGIKSYVLPNFKTFVKFKLESVLEEKEKNSTKVNYVYVGRVIKEKGLIDSINALYNVASNFKDKQFNFDIYGPLDNCFESEFKNAIKKFKSENLIVTYKGFVSPSEIQETLVSYNFFLFPTYYEGEGFPGCLIDAMASGVPIIASDWKYNKEIVKSNENGYLYKSKSVSDLTNVLSHSFLLSPKDYKDLVSKCLIDAVTYHEDNVKLTMEKYNFFVS, via the coding sequence ATGAAAAATCAGTTAGTTGTAATAGGTAATTTTGGAAGTGGACAGGGTAATTGTGGTCAAACAATTAAAACTAATGTTGTCTATAGCTTGCTAAAAAAAGAGCGGGCAGATGATACCATTGCATTTGATACATCAAATTTAAAAAGTATATCTAAAATTTTCTACTTATTATTCGTAGTGTTTCGTTATGATAAGTTCGTAATCCTTCCCGCTCAAAAAGCTTTGCCGATATTGGCCTGTTTATTTTATATATTTAATAAAAAAGCAGACTATATAGTTATTGGTGGTTGGTTGCCTGAATACTTAATGATTTCTCGTCGGTTTATAAAAAAAGCTATTTCAAGTAACTTTAGAATATTTGTTGAAACTAGGGATATGACAAGTAAGTTAATTAAAATTGGTATAAAGAGCTATGTTCTTCCAAATTTTAAAACTTTTGTTAAATTCAAATTGGAAAGTGTTTTAGAAGAAAAAGAAAAGAACTCTACAAAAGTTAATTATGTATACGTAGGTAGAGTAATTAAGGAAAAAGGCTTAATAGATTCAATTAATGCACTCTATAATGTCGCCTCTAATTTTAAAGATAAGCAATTTAATTTTGACATATATGGTCCTCTGGATAATTGCTTTGAAAGTGAGTTTAAAAACGCAATTAAAAAATTTAAATCTGAAAACCTGATAGTAACCTATAAAGGTTTTGTGTCCCCAAGTGAAATACAAGAAACTTTAGTTAGTTATAACTTTTTTTTATTTCCTACTTATTATGAAGGTGAGGGGTTTCCTGGTTGTCTAATAGATGCTATGGCATCTGGCGTTCCAATTATAGCTAGTGATTGGAAATATAATAAGGAGATTGTGAAAAGCAACGAAAATGGTTATTTATATAAAAGTAAAAGCGTTTCTGATTTAACTAATGTTTTGAGTCATTCGTTTTTATTAAGTCCTAAAGATTATAAAGATTTAGTTAGTAAGTGTTTAATTGATGCTGTTACTTACCATGAGGACAATGTAAAATTAACCATGGAAAAATATAATTTTTTTGTATCATAG
- a CDS encoding glycosyltransferase family 4 protein: MRIIYLHQYYCTPSMNGGIRSYEFAKRLAKAGHDVIVVTSDTENKFKGWKVEKQEGFEVHWISVSYNNNYGFCMRLYAFFKFLILSSVHICRIKSDKLYATSTPLTIAIPALIYKLFKKKPFIFEVRDVWPEVPVALGVIKNRALIKLSSILERQAYSNAEHIVALSPDMEKSISNEKIKGKISVIPNASDCHLFNLPLSENDSFISKLKVIRRRHKKVVFYTGALGVVNNLESFIKLASFSNGEVAFVVIGKGRQESDLRKFAGKLGITDKVVYFMPNVNKKQLSAVHSIFDMAASTVLPIKALYANSANKVFDAFAAGTPLLINHGGWIKDLIEKTYCGLVINNDPTESDYIALKEFLFNDGKYKNACKASLNLGLNEFNRDNLFKKLNSLFKVGVS; encoded by the coding sequence ATGAGAATCATATATCTTCATCAATATTACTGTACACCATCTATGAACGGTGGAATTCGTTCTTACGAGTTTGCTAAAAGGTTAGCTAAAGCAGGGCATGATGTCATTGTTGTAACTAGTGATACCGAGAATAAGTTTAAAGGTTGGAAAGTTGAAAAACAGGAAGGTTTCGAGGTCCACTGGATTTCAGTAAGTTATAATAATAACTACGGCTTTTGTATGCGCTTATATGCATTTTTCAAATTCTTAATACTATCAAGTGTTCATATTTGTCGTATAAAAAGCGATAAACTCTATGCCACTAGTACGCCTTTAACCATAGCTATCCCTGCTCTAATTTATAAGTTATTTAAAAAAAAGCCTTTCATTTTTGAGGTAAGAGATGTTTGGCCCGAGGTCCCTGTTGCTTTAGGAGTTATCAAGAATAGAGCCCTAATCAAACTATCATCAATTTTAGAGAGACAAGCCTATAGCAACGCAGAACATATAGTTGCTTTATCTCCAGATATGGAAAAAAGTATCAGTAATGAAAAGATAAAGGGAAAAATAAGTGTTATACCAAATGCTTCTGATTGCCATCTTTTTAACCTCCCATTAAGTGAAAATGACTCGTTTATTAGTAAATTGAAAGTAATTAGAAGGAGGCATAAAAAGGTTGTTTTTTACACCGGTGCCTTAGGTGTTGTAAATAATCTAGAAAGTTTTATAAAGTTAGCCTCTTTTTCTAATGGTGAAGTTGCTTTTGTAGTAATAGGAAAAGGCAGGCAAGAAAGTGATTTAAGAAAATTTGCGGGCAAATTAGGTATTACAGATAAGGTGGTTTACTTTATGCCTAATGTTAATAAAAAGCAGTTATCAGCCGTTCATTCTATTTTTGACATGGCAGCATCTACGGTTTTACCAATTAAAGCGCTATATGCCAACTCAGCTAACAAAGTATTTGATGCTTTTGCTGCAGGAACCCCTCTTTTAATTAATCATGGTGGGTGGATTAAAGATTTAATTGAAAAAACATACTGTGGACTTGTTATAAACAATGATCCAACTGAGTCTGATTATATAGCTTTAAAAGAGTTCTTGTTTAATGATGGCAAATATAAAAATGCATGTAAAGCCTCATTAAATTTAGGTTTAAATGAATTCAATAGAGATAATTTATTTAAAAAATTAAACTCACTTTTTAAAGTTGGTGTTTCATGA
- a CDS encoding sugar transferase, with protein MKFVFDLLVSVILLIVTMPLILIVAALVRLKLGSPILFTQNRPGLNGNTFKMMKFRTMLDAKDKQGNLLPDEQRMTKLGSFLRSTSLDELPGLFNVLKGDMSLVGPRPLLVDYLPLYDKEQARRHNVRPGITGWAQVNGRNAISWEQKFELDVWYVDNQSIWLDFKILLLTIRKVFVREGISAEGEVTMTRFKGSCKK; from the coding sequence ATGAAGTTTGTGTTTGATTTACTAGTTTCTGTGATCTTATTGATTGTAACAATGCCTTTAATTTTAATTGTTGCTGCTTTAGTGCGCCTTAAATTAGGCTCCCCTATATTATTTACTCAAAATCGCCCGGGTTTAAATGGCAATACTTTTAAGATGATGAAGTTTAGAACTATGTTAGATGCTAAAGATAAACAGGGAAATTTATTACCTGATGAGCAGCGTATGACTAAGTTAGGCTCTTTTTTACGCTCTACAAGTTTAGACGAGCTTCCTGGATTATTTAATGTACTAAAAGGCGATATGAGCCTAGTAGGTCCTCGGCCGCTACTTGTAGATTATTTACCTTTATACGATAAAGAGCAAGCTCGTAGGCATAATGTACGCCCTGGTATTACTGGGTGGGCACAGGTTAATGGTCGAAATGCTATTAGCTGGGAGCAAAAGTTTGAGCTAGATGTGTGGTATGTTGATAACCAAAGTATATGGTTGGATTTTAAAATTTTATTATTGACCATAAGAAAGGTATTCGTACGCGAAGGTATAAGTGCTGAAGGCGAAGTTACAATGACTCGCTTTAAAGGGAGCTGTAAAAAATGA
- a CDS encoding acetyltransferase encodes MKDLIVIGGGGFAKEVIWLANDCSRKVRGVLDDSAQTHNTQVQGATVLGDVSNWINYKDCEFIIAIGSPRTRKKVLDKMLTFGEPDFAILIHPSVRLSNTVSIGEGSIICAGSILTADISLGKHNILNLNVTVGHECEFADYVTIAPMVAVSGNVKLQYLVEVGTGAVIRQGLELAEGSMLGMGGILTKNIPERLIFAGNPAKKLKEIVE; translated from the coding sequence ATGAAAGATTTGATAGTTATTGGTGGTGGAGGCTTTGCTAAGGAAGTTATTTGGCTCGCCAATGATTGCAGTCGCAAGGTTAGAGGCGTTTTAGATGACTCTGCTCAAACGCATAATACACAAGTGCAAGGTGCTACTGTTTTAGGTGATGTTTCTAATTGGATCAATTATAAAGATTGCGAGTTTATTATTGCAATTGGTTCGCCACGAACAAGAAAAAAAGTATTAGATAAGATGCTAACTTTTGGGGAACCTGATTTTGCCATCTTAATTCATCCTAGTGTGAGACTTTCTAATACGGTTAGCATTGGTGAGGGCTCTATTATTTGTGCTGGCTCTATACTCACAGCAGATATATCGCTAGGTAAACATAACATTTTAAATTTGAATGTAACAGTAGGTCATGAATGTGAATTCGCTGATTACGTTACTATTGCACCTATGGTGGCAGTATCAGGTAATGTTAAATTACAGTATCTAGTTGAGGTTGGTACTGGGGCTGTTATTAGGCAAGGTCTTGAACTTGCTGAAGGTTCAATGTTAGGTATGGGTGGTATTCTTACTAAGAATATTCCTGAACGTTTGATTTTTGCGGGTAATCCAGCAAAAAAATTGAAGGAAATTGTTGAATAA
- a CDS encoding 3-hydroxyacyl-CoA dehydrogenase family protein, with translation MEVSIIGSGTMATGITQVLCISNEVSKVNLIARTEEKALASKNTCAKNISRLARKGKISEEQASFALEKLYCCSELATVVNSDLIIEAIVEDFTAKMVLFAKLAEFINESVIIASNTSSLSITAFASVLPNPKNVVGLHFFNPAPIMELVEIIVGHETAFAIVEQLQTLTKNLGKVPVVVQEAPGFVVNRMLIPMINEAVSILAEGVANAEDIDKAMKFGAHHPMGPLALADLIGNDVNLSIMETLYNETGDPKYRAHPLLRKMVRANHLGRKTKKGFFEY, from the coding sequence ATGGAAGTATCAATAATTGGTTCTGGAACGATGGCTACAGGCATAACTCAAGTGTTATGTATAAGTAACGAAGTTTCTAAAGTTAATTTAATAGCGAGAACTGAAGAAAAAGCTCTAGCTTCAAAAAATACTTGTGCAAAAAATATCTCTCGTCTTGCTCGAAAAGGCAAAATATCAGAGGAGCAAGCCAGTTTTGCGCTAGAAAAGCTATACTGTTGTTCTGAATTAGCTACTGTTGTTAATTCTGATTTAATTATAGAGGCAATAGTTGAAGATTTTACAGCTAAAATGGTGCTTTTCGCTAAGCTTGCTGAGTTTATAAATGAATCTGTAATTATTGCTTCGAATACATCATCATTATCTATTACTGCTTTTGCTAGCGTTTTACCAAATCCTAAAAATGTAGTTGGCTTACACTTTTTTAACCCAGCTCCGATAATGGAATTAGTTGAAATTATTGTAGGTCACGAAACTGCATTTGCAATAGTTGAGCAGTTACAGACTTTAACAAAAAATCTAGGGAAAGTGCCTGTAGTTGTTCAAGAGGCTCCTGGTTTTGTTGTAAATCGGATGCTTATACCAATGATTAATGAGGCCGTTAGTATTTTGGCCGAAGGTGTTGCTAATGCTGAGGATATTGATAAAGCAATGAAATTTGGAGCTCACCATCCAATGGGGCCATTGGCACTTGCTGATTTAATTGGTAATGATGTAAATCTTTCTATTATGGAAACTCTATATAACGAAACTGGCGATCCTAAGTACAGAGCACACCCTCTTTTAAGAAAAATGGTTCGAGCTAATCATTTAGGTCGTAAAACTAAAAAAGGCTTTTTTGAGTATTAA
- a CDS encoding DegT/DnrJ/EryC1/StrS family aminotransferase, producing the protein MLNTPFSPWPSFTQQEADAVSSVVLSNKVNYWTGTEGRDFEKEFATWTDSEYAVALGNGTLALDIALKALGVGAGDEIITTPRTFLASASSIVTAGAAPVFADVDLNSQAITAESIKAVLTPKTKAVIVVHLAGMPAEMDEIMALSEEHGFYVIEDCAQAHGAKYKGRSVGSIGHIGAWSFCQDKIMTTGGEGGMVTTNSKELWSAMWSYKDHGKSFDAIYNREHPPGFRWLHESFGTNWRMTEMQAVIGRIQLTRMDDWTAKRQAHGALLDQAAKGFSCIRLVEVPDYTKHAEYKHYMFIKPQQLADGWSRDRIVNEIVERGVPCFQGSCSEVYLEKAFDNTPWRPNNRLPNAVELGETSIMFLVHPTLTETEMAKTAQVIKEVFELASK; encoded by the coding sequence ATGCTAAATACCCCATTTTCTCCTTGGCCTAGCTTCACTCAACAAGAGGCCGATGCCGTAAGCAGTGTTGTTCTTTCAAATAAAGTTAATTATTGGACAGGTACCGAAGGCCGCGACTTTGAAAAAGAATTCGCTACATGGACTGATAGTGAATATGCAGTTGCACTAGGTAATGGTACATTAGCGCTCGACATAGCCTTAAAGGCGCTCGGTGTAGGTGCTGGCGATGAAATAATAACCACACCCCGTACTTTTTTAGCGTCGGCTTCCAGCATTGTAACGGCTGGAGCTGCGCCTGTATTTGCAGATGTTGATTTAAACAGTCAAGCTATTACGGCAGAGTCAATAAAAGCGGTATTAACACCTAAGACCAAAGCGGTTATTGTGGTGCATTTAGCGGGAATGCCTGCGGAAATGGATGAAATAATGGCGCTTAGTGAAGAGCATGGTTTTTATGTAATAGAAGATTGTGCACAAGCGCATGGTGCTAAATATAAAGGCCGCTCAGTAGGTAGTATAGGCCATATTGGTGCGTGGAGCTTTTGCCAAGATAAAATTATGACTACAGGTGGCGAAGGTGGCATGGTAACTACTAACTCTAAAGAGTTGTGGTCGGCTATGTGGAGTTATAAAGATCACGGCAAGAGCTTTGATGCTATTTATAACCGTGAGCATCCACCAGGCTTTAGATGGTTACATGAAAGTTTTGGCACAAACTGGCGCATGACTGAAATGCAGGCTGTTATAGGTAGAATACAATTAACTCGAATGGATGATTGGACTGCAAAACGCCAAGCTCATGGAGCATTATTAGATCAGGCGGCAAAAGGTTTCAGCTGTATTCGCTTAGTTGAAGTACCTGACTATACTAAACATGCCGAATATAAACATTATATGTTTATTAAACCTCAGCAGCTGGCTGATGGCTGGAGCCGAGATCGCATAGTTAATGAAATTGTTGAACGTGGCGTTCCTTGTTTTCAGGGGAGTTGCTCTGAGGTTTATCTAGAAAAAGCGTTTGATAATACACCATGGCGACCAAATAACCGTTTGCCTAATGCGGTTGAGCTGGGCGAAACATCAATAATGTTTTTAGTTCACCCTACACTAACTGAAACCGAAATGGCTAAAACGGCACAAGTAATAAAAGAAGTATTTGAGCTTGCATCTAAATAG
- a CDS encoding polysaccharide biosynthesis protein codes for MDSFIRSIINASRAKKRIITLCIDSLFIMLAFWLALIVRLDSLEPLKSINNWLLLALLIPTSLIAFIKLGLYRAVLRYMNSQALWAIIVGTLITTVSLVLLAFFTGVNIPRTMPFIFAWLCLLTVGGSRILVRAIIAKLMTNNKESVIIYGAGSAGRQLATGLNAGPEYFVSAFIDDDTAKHGSIVQGIPVIAFRDVQELIEKRNATKVLLAMPSVSRARRKEVLAQLEPLSIKVLSIPGMADVVEGKAKLSEFREVEIEDLLGRDPVTPKTDLMAANITNKVVMVTGAGGSIGSELCRQIIKQNPLKIILFERSEIALYSIEKELCEYIDHGQLSIELIPIMGSVQRINRLETVMMAFGVQTVYHAAAYKHVPLVEHNVVEGVRNNVFGTYYAAKAAVNAKVETFVLISTDKAVRPTNVMGATKRMAELVLQGLAQEQGAKHNTRFCMVRFGNVLGSSGSVVPLFRRQIKEGGAITLTHPDITRFFMTIPEAAQLVIQAGAMGKGGDVFVLDMGDSVKIKDLATKMVRLSGFEIKSESNPHGDIEILCTGLRPGEKLFEELLIGDNVGQTTHERIMTANEVMLPLSELNVFIDALDTACHNFDHEKIRKLLLDAPTSFNPTDGICDLVWNARKTAPANKKVVKLRG; via the coding sequence GTGGATAGTTTTATCCGTTCTATTATTAACGCCTCACGTGCAAAGAAGCGAATAATTACATTATGTATTGATTCGCTTTTTATTATGTTGGCTTTTTGGTTGGCGCTTATTGTAAGGCTTGACAGCTTGGAGCCTCTTAAAAGTATAAATAATTGGTTGTTGCTAGCGTTGCTTATCCCAACAAGTTTGATTGCATTTATTAAGTTGGGTTTATACCGCGCAGTACTCAGGTATATGAATTCACAAGCGTTGTGGGCAATTATAGTAGGTACTTTAATAACGACAGTTAGCTTAGTGTTGTTAGCCTTTTTTACTGGTGTAAACATACCTAGAACTATGCCGTTTATATTTGCTTGGTTATGTTTGCTTACAGTAGGTGGTTCACGGATTTTAGTGAGGGCCATTATAGCTAAACTTATGACCAACAATAAAGAGTCAGTCATTATATATGGAGCAGGATCGGCAGGCCGGCAGCTAGCTACTGGCTTAAATGCAGGCCCTGAGTATTTTGTAAGTGCTTTTATAGATGATGATACTGCCAAACATGGCTCTATTGTACAAGGTATCCCTGTAATTGCTTTTAGAGACGTTCAGGAATTAATTGAGAAACGTAATGCCACCAAGGTTCTCTTAGCTATGCCTAGTGTCTCTAGAGCAAGGCGAAAAGAAGTATTAGCCCAATTAGAGCCGCTTTCTATTAAAGTGCTGTCTATTCCTGGTATGGCTGATGTAGTTGAAGGTAAGGCTAAGCTTTCTGAATTTAGAGAAGTTGAAATAGAAGACCTACTTGGTCGTGACCCTGTAACTCCAAAAACAGATTTAATGGCAGCAAATATTACCAATAAAGTGGTTATGGTTACAGGCGCAGGTGGCTCTATTGGGTCTGAGTTGTGTAGACAAATTATTAAACAAAACCCTTTAAAAATAATTTTATTCGAACGCAGCGAAATAGCTTTATACTCAATAGAAAAAGAACTATGTGAATATATTGATCATGGTCAACTTTCGATAGAACTAATACCTATAATGGGTTCCGTGCAGCGTATTAACAGGCTTGAAACTGTAATGATGGCCTTTGGTGTTCAAACGGTATACCACGCTGCTGCTTACAAACACGTGCCACTTGTTGAACATAATGTAGTTGAGGGGGTACGTAATAATGTATTTGGTACTTACTATGCGGCTAAGGCGGCGGTAAATGCCAAAGTAGAAACCTTTGTACTTATATCGACCGACAAAGCTGTTCGCCCAACCAATGTTATGGGAGCAACCAAGCGTATGGCTGAACTTGTTTTACAGGGGTTAGCTCAAGAACAAGGCGCTAAGCATAATACACGTTTTTGCATGGTGCGTTTTGGTAACGTACTAGGCTCAAGTGGATCTGTTGTTCCATTATTTAGACGCCAAATAAAAGAAGGGGGGGCTATAACACTGACTCATCCTGATATTACCCGCTTTTTTATGACCATACCTGAAGCTGCACAGCTTGTTATACAAGCAGGTGCCATGGGTAAAGGGGGGGATGTGTTCGTACTTGATATGGGTGACTCAGTTAAAATAAAAGATTTAGCGACTAAAATGGTTAGGCTATCTGGCTTTGAAATTAAAAGTGAATCTAACCCGCACGGTGATATTGAAATACTTTGTACAGGCTTACGCCCAGGTGAAAAACTATTTGAAGAGCTATTAATAGGTGATAATGTAGGCCAGACTACTCATGAGCGAATTATGACTGCAAATGAAGTGATGTTACCGCTTAGTGAGCTTAACGTGTTTATAGACGCGCTAGATACAGCTTGTCATAACTTTGATCATGAAAAGATTCGTAAATTACTACTTGATGCTCCAACTAGCTTCAACCCTACAGATGGGATTTGTGACTTAGTATGGAATGCTAGAAAAACTGCACCTGCAAATAAGAAAGTAGTTAAGTTAAGAGGTTAA